One Phaseolus vulgaris cultivar G19833 chromosome 11, P. vulgaris v2.0, whole genome shotgun sequence genomic window carries:
- the LOC137809122 gene encoding protein MAIN-LIKE 1-like, translating to MSILRLQEKHVTKYVWEGNERLLRPRRHASWVLKHEDILDQRVKRLIDHSGFGHLLKFKHIDFNHVLITTLVERWRTETHTFHFPLSETTVTLEDVELILGLPIDGQVVTGITSGDLVSLCDQLLGFIPPSTAIKGNAIKLSWLNNTFQELPHNATDDVIAQHARAHILTLIGSLLMPDSSGSKVHLMYLLLLADLNNIRNYSWGSAVLASLYRALDHGIDFNQDNIGGCTLLLQCWAWERLTCISPQLQPLTDEEVQQGVGFPLGKRWTRRMHRTHIGGTTVPQIRAIFDGIKAKEFLWTPYRVEYVRRLITIEVSPTARAIVPLICFATVEFHQVDRVMRQFGFRQSIPSDPFNRDQLHKEDMRGRTDRYWPQYHVAWIAMWNDRRNHLIHGNQFNGNGHLHDNSTYMQWYINHIIRYITPIQSSSDDDYYRPTMPSQVSANQSDDNEIEGTDDDIPPPPPPTLRSEQQPQGRPRRQRRRPPCGTTSHR from the exons ATGTCTATATTGAGACTCCAAGAGAAACATGTTACTAAATATGTATGGGAAGGTAATGAAAGACTATTGAGACCCAGAAGACATGCAAGTTGGGTACTAAAGCATGAAGATATACTTGACCAACGAGTCAAACGGTTAATTGATCATTCTGGTTTTGgacatttgttaaaatttaagcACATTGACTTCAACCATGTACTAATTACAACATTAGTGGAAAGATGGAGAACAGAGACTCATACCTTTCACTTTCCTCTCAGTGAAACAACTGTTACTTTGGAAGATGTGGAATTAATATTGGGTTTACCTATTGATGGACAGGTTGTCACCGGGATTACTAGTGGTGATTTAGTATCTTTATGTGACCAGTTGCTCGGATTTATACCACCATCAACAGCGATAAAAGGAAATGCAATTAAGTTGTCTTGGCTTAACAACACTTTTCAGGAACTACCACATAATGCAACCGATGATGTTATTGCTCAACATGCTCGAGCCCACATATTAACACTTATTGGGAGTCTATTGATGCCTGATTCTTCAGGTAGTAAGGTACATTTAATGTATCTATTATTGTTGGCTGACTTGAACAACATAAGGAATTACAGTTGGGGGTCAGCTGTATTGGCTTCTCTGTATCGTGCGCTCGATCACGGAATAGACTTTAATCAAGATAATATTGGAGGTTGCACGCTGCTTTTACAGTGTTGGGCATGGGAACGCCTAACATGCATTTCTCCACAACTTCAACCATTGACCGATGAAGAAGTTCAACAAGGAGTTGGTTTCCCACTCGGTAAAAG GTGGACTCGGAGGATGCATAGGACGCACATAGGAGGAACCACTGTTCCACAAATACGAGCAATATTTGATGGCATTAAAGCTAAAGAG TTTCTTTGGACTCCATATCGAGTGGAATATGTTAGGCGCTTGATCACTATTGAAGTTTCCCCAACTGCACGGGCTATAGTTCCTCTCATATGTTTTGCAACTGTTGAATTTCATCAGGTTGACAGGGTTATGCGTCAATTTGGATTTCGACAGAGTATTCCAAGTGACCCATTCAACCGTGATCAACTTCACAAAGAGGATATGAGAGGACGAACTGATCGATACTGGCCACAATATCATGTCGCATGGATAGCTATGTGGAATGACCGTCGTAATCATCTAATTCACGGAAATCAGTTTAACGGAAATGGTCATTTGCATGACAACTCAACATACATGCAATGGTACATCAACCATATTATCCGCTACATCACGCCTATACAGTCATCATCTGATGATGAT TATTATCGACCAACAATGCCTTCACAAGTGTCCGCAAATCAGAGTGATGACAATGAAATTGAAGGCACTGATGATGACATTCCACCTCCGCCCCCTCCTACCCTTCGGTCCGAACAACAGCCACAAGGACGACCACGAAGACAACGAAGAAGACCACCATGTGGCACAACTTCTCATAGATGA
- the LOC137809131 gene encoding uncharacterized protein, which yields MAAFGVVPGSLPVFDGKDYDDWIVKMEAILGFQELEEAVKIGFQDSTKLETEEQKKKSEKQSKENKKIDCKVRMLLHQCVSAAIFQKISKAESAKHIWDILEQTYGNTESVCDYFGKIQAIANSMRGCDEQLPDSKVVEKILRTLTPAFDHIVVAIEESKDLDEMTVEEL from the exons ATGGCTGCATTTGGTGTGGTTCCAGGGAGTCTTCCAGTGTTTGATGGGAAAGATTATGATGATTGGATTGTGAAGATGGAAGCCATTCTTGGTTTTCAAGAATTAGAAGAAGCTGTCAAGATTGGGTTTCAAGATTCAACCAAGCTTGAAACAGAGGAGCAGAAGAAAAAGTCTGAGAAGCagtcaaaagaaaataaaaagattgaTTGCAAGGTGCGTATGTTACTGCATCAGTGTGTCTCAGCTgccattttccagaaaatctcAAAAGCTGAATCTGCCAAGCATATTTGGGACATACTGGAACAGACCTATGGAAATACTG AATCAGTGTGTGATTACTTTGGTAAAATCCAAGCAATTGCAAATTCCATGAGAGGTTGTGATGAGCAGTTGCCTGATTCAAAGGTGGTTGAGAAGATTCTTAGAACTTTGACTCCTGCTTTTGATCACATTGTTGTGGCAATTGAAGAATCCAAGGATCTTGATGAAATGACAGTAGAAGAACTCTAG